AGGAGAAAGTCTGAGTCTAATATGAATGGAGGTGTGGATAGTGCAGGCGATGAGCCAATTTCCGATCTACAGTCACTCCGTAACTCGACGGCTGCGAAGCATTCCTTTACCCGTCGGCCAAGTGCAGGTGGTCCTGGGGCACCGCCACTGCTGAGGAGAACTTCTTCAGATCACTCGTTGTATTTGCGAGCTTCGTCAACGGTCTCGTCTCTTGATCATCGTCCACAGTTTGAGCATATACACACGCAGGTCAACAGTCGGTTCAAGGCTATCAAGGATAGTTTGCAGGACTCGAGTAGTCGACTGCTCAGCATGCCGTCGTTCAACCTGCACGATATCCGGGCTGATTGGGGGTATAAGCCTTTTTTCCAAGACGTCTCCTACCGCAAGGGCCATGAGTATTCTGTGGAGGCGGATTCATCTTCATTTGCGCACGAGGAACACGCTCGCCAGCAGCGTGCCAATTCTCAGTACAATACATACCCTGCGCTAACCGAGGCTATGAAAGAACTGACCGGTGATGTTGTCGTTATGGGCGGCTACCGAGGTTCGATACTGCGCTCTGCCAAACCGCCGCATCGCCAGTTATGGGTACCGATGAAGGTCGGGCTGAACCTGCGCAAGGTGGATCTCGAGGTGGGTTTCAACccagaggatgaggagacaATGGAAGAGCGTGTCATTCCATCCGGTATTCTCTCGCATGTCGGCCCAGTAGACATCTGTCGTCGGTTGATCAAGCGACTGCAAAAGTGCGACAACTCACTCAAAGGCGACCTTCGCGTCCAGGACTTTGGTTACGACTGGCGTCTAAGTCCGCACCTTCTCTCGCAGAAACTGATCAAGCATCTCGAAGGCCTTCCATGCAATGCACCAGACGTCCCGCGGGAAAACCGCGGGGCCTACGTCATAGCGCACAGTCTTGGGGGCCTAATCGCCCGGCATGCCGTGAACCAGCGGCCCGAGCTCTTTGCGGGGGTTGTTTATGCGGGTGTTCCGCAGCACTGCGTCAATATCCTTGGCCCGCTGCGCAACGGCGATGAAGTCTTGTTGAGTTCGCGAGTGCTCACAGCACAAGTCAACTTTAGTTTCCGGACGAGCTTTGCGTTGCTTCCGGAGGATGGACATTGCTTTATTGATAAACGGACTAAGGAGGAATATCCCGTGGACTTTTTCTCGCCGCAGGCTTGGGATGAGTATCGTCTGTCGCCGTGTATCAATTTCGCTCTCCCGCCTACGGGCAGGAATTTGATGGATAACCTGCCATTACTGGCAAAGCGACTCAGCATGCGCAACGGCAGCTTCCCAGAGGAGCCGGACTCCGCGCAGGAGTACCAATCAGACATGTCCTCCTCAACAGACATGCTCCAGCAACAACAGTCCCAACAGCTATCCCAGcctcaacaaccacaacctcaaccccagtcgcagcagcaacaaccacactCCCGACCACCATCGCAAGCCTACGAAACCCACCAACCAGACCTCACCCCcagcatccaccaccacccaccCCGCTACGCCGCCGCAAACCCCCAACACGACCACCAAAACAAACCCTCCGCCATAAAACCTGCCCTAGGCGGCCTTGTCGGCCCAACCGCACACCCGCGCGGCGCCGCGCAACCCAAAACCGCCGCGACAACGAACATCCCGCGCGGGCTGGCGATGAGTTATCTCGAGCGCACTCTGGCAGATGTCCGTCGTTTCAAGGAAGAACTCGTGTATAAAGAATCACACCAGACAGAGAACAGATACCCACCGTTTTCTGTGATTTTCGGAAAATCCGTTCCTACGGTTTACGGGGCGCGAGTTGAGTCCCGTGAGCAGATTAAGCGGCAAGATGCGTATGATGATCTTGCGTTTGCGGCAGGTGACGGTGTTTGTCTTGCTAGTGCGGCGATGCTACCGCCCGGGTATCGCGTTATCAAGGATGGTATGGTGAAGACGGATCGCGGACATGTGGGGTTGATGGGTGATTTGGAGGGGATGGGACAGTGTTTGTTGGCGCTGGTTCGGGGGAGGAAGATGGGTGTTGGGCTGGGAGTGCCGGAGTCCAAGGAGAAGGTGGAGGGTACATATATGCCTAATGACTCGAACACTACTCCTGTGCCTGCAGCTGAGGCTGGAACCGAACATGGGAGTAAGGGCGAGGCCGAGCATGAACATAAAACAACGGAGGGAACTGCTAAGGCAGACCATGTCCATCCTATACCGGTTTAATGATCGTGTTACTATATACTAATGATACCCCATTCGCTTGACATTGATTGGCCTTGGCCATATTTCATGAGATATGATTAGCATCTTGTTCATTTGGATATCTAGATGCATCCGTGCTGTATTCACTAAATATGTGTATATCATTGGTAATGAAGATCTATATTTATTTCATTCATGATGATGCTTGGCCTGCTTTAGGTGTATTATGAGCAATACCACTATagcacttgacatgaaaCCAGAACAGCGATCCCGGGAAACGATATCTACGATCGACTGAGATATCGATACGGCGATATTCAGTGATAATAGCACATTTGTTGCGGCGGCTAAGTCTACAAGGATGGCATAATCTACGCACGTCCAGAATGACTACTTGGACTGAGGCATGAGCAGAGTTGAAAGCAATGGTGTTCAGTGTCGCGCTCGTTGGCCCCGTAGTGGTTTTGCAGTGTAGATTTCGGTATGGCGCATTGGAATGTAGAAATCGAGTCGTGGTCGATCATGGGGTGTCGCTTTCAGTGACCTCCCGTATCAATGCAAAGCGCAAGCGTAGACGGACGAAAGACCTCAATCGAATCCAACATTTCATTTCTTTCCCATTGCACAGCCCCCCGTTTTTCCACATACGAAAGAGCCGATGTAAACAAGAGAAACCGCTTTTTGAGAAAATTTTTTATTCGTCGCATCAGAAGCCCATCCGTAAGATAGCACACGCTATGGCTATGACATTTTCGCCTTCCCGACCTCCCAGAATTatcatctcatctcatctcgTCTCCATCGCAAGCAAGAGCGGAACCAAGGATATTCGGGGtgcaagagaaaaaagaggaaatcGAAGTGAGGAGGAAGGGAATTTAGCGGAGACGGCGGGCCTCTCTCTCGGATTCGAGCAGGCAGAGGATGTCGTCGACCTTGACTGTTGCGGAGATTCTAGTTAGCTTGTGTTCCGtgtcttttctctttccacaTTGGTTCCCTTGTTCGCACTGGCAATGGTCGTTCCGTAGTTGTCATCGTTTGGTCGACTTATGTTATGGTTGGTTGTGTCGTTCAATCGTGAATTGTTTCCGTATTTCTGTCAATTTTGTTGCCTCATTCTATACCAATCCCTTCGCTCGTTAAATTCGCACTCGTATACTCGTAACCAGTCTCGACGGATGCCGTATTTCGTGGGAAAAAATCGATGCCATCGCGAACACGGGAACCAACGAAAATCTCAAAATCTCAAATCAATCGCATCGCATACCTGGGCCCTTGACGTTACGGATGATAGAACGCGAGGTGTCGTCCATGAACTCAACGCGGACCTGGGTGACACCACCACGGGAACCTGCCCTTGTTAGCCTCTCTTCCTGCCTTTGCCTTCATATCAAAAATCCAGAATTTATAGCGTACCGGTACGGCCGAGGACACGAGTGACCTTGACGAGCTTAGTGGGCTGCTTGCTGGCGGCGTCCATCTTGACTGTAGGATTGGGCTCGACGACAACGAGAGTGACGGCTAAGAGGTATGAAGATAGCGCTTGACAAGGCGAAAAGGAACAAAGTAGAGTAGAGCTCGGAATCGGAGGTGTGTGGATTTGTGCGCCTTCTGTTTTGGGTTTAGTCGCCGTCACGTTACGCGAGGGTTCAGGGCTATGGACACCTTGTTTTTCAGGCTGTCAGGCAGACAGTAGGTTGAGTCATTCTTTAGTGGTAGATATGAACAGAATAGGTTATTATTAGCTTATTCCAGCTTGTCAATTAATACTACAATGAACCAATTGTCATTGCTCCTTTGATAGCGTGGGCGACCTGTATATAGTAACAGTATTGCCCCTCCGAACATCTACTCCGAAGCCGCTCTCCGACTGCAACATCTTCCGCTTTTGACAGACTTCTTCTGGTCAATTCTTGAATAGAGGCAATTCTCAGGATATTGCCTGATATCTGTCTATTTGTAATTGCTATATATTTACGTCTTCACTGCGATTCTCCCTTGCTCCTTCATACCCCTCGTCTATAAATTGCCCCGCGCTGATCGTCAAGATGGATCTTGTTAACCAGTGAGTCAATTGATGAGAACGAACTTGACTATGATACTGATAGTACTCCAGCCTCGAAGGAAGACTCCTCTTCGCCGTCCCCAAGAGCAAGTCCCCCCTCAATCCGCGCAAGACAAGAACCCAGCTAACAACAGAAAGAGGGCCGCCTCCAACAAGCAACCCTCGATCTCCTCGCCGGCTGCGACGTTCAATTCCGCCGCGAAACCCGCCTCGACATCGCCCTCGTCAAGAACCTCCCCATCgccctcatcttcctccccGCCGCCGACATCCCCACCTTCGTCGGTGAAGGCCGCGTCGACATCGGCATCACAGGCCGCGACCAGGTCGCCGAGCACGATGCCCAGCTCCCGCCCGGACAAGTCTCGAGCGTTGAGGAAATCATGGATCTTGGGTTCGGGGGGTGTAAACTGCAGGTGCAAGTGCCGGTGAAGGGGAGCTTTGAGAGCGCTAAGGATTTGATTGGGAGGAATGTGGTGACTAGTTTCACGGCGCTTGCGGGGCAGTTCTTTGCGGGGCTTGAAGGCGAGAGCGATGCTCCTAAGAAAACCAGTATTAAGTATGTTGGGGGGAGTGTTGAGGCTGCTTGTGCACTGGGTGTTGCCGATGGCAttgttgaccttgttggtgCGTTTCCCTCACCTTCCGAACTTATGAACTTCTTTAAGAATGGGCTAACGAACGCAGAATCCGGCGAAACCATGAAAGCCGCCGGCCTCAAGGCCATCGATACCGTCGTCACCAGCACTGCCGTCCTCGTCAAATCCAAAAACGCCACCAACCCGCTCGTGGACCTTCTCACCTCGCGTGTGCGCGGTGTCATCACAGCCCAGAAATACGTCCTGTGCCAGTACAACATCCCCCGTGCCGAGCTCGCGACTGCATCGGGCATCACCCCCGGCAAGCGCGCACCTACCATCACTGCTCTCGAAGAGGAGGGCTGGGTTGCTGTCAGCTCGATGGTGGAGAAAAAGAACATTGCCACCGTTATGGATGAGTTGAGTAAGGTGGGAGCGTCGGATATTTTGGTCTTGAACATTGCCAATTCGCGAACGGGTTGAGCTTCCTGGGGTTTGGCTTTTTGGGTTGCGTATAATGCATAGGAAATGGTATGGTATGGTatggtatggtatggttATGGTTATGTTTTAGGTTAATGTTATGCTATGCTTATAGACCGTTCATGATGAGAGTTGAATATAATTCGTAGGTATATATCCATTATGCATAATATACAGTACCCAACTCTAACCCGCTAAAAGCATCATAcgaagtacagagtacgatTGACAAAACTACAGCTGCTCCGCACTACCAACCAGCCTCTCAATCAACCCATCACTCTCATCCCCCGCCAACACCCCcccaacagcagcaaccaaACCCCccaacctcctccgcctAATCTTCTCCTCCAACTCCGCACTCTTCTTTTTCGCCAGATCTAGTAGCGGAGCCGGTAGATTCGCCAAACGCGCCACATTCAACCCGTAACTTCGATGCGCGACGCCCTCGCCCACTTCGTAGAGGAACGTAATTTGCTCCTCTTCCGTGTTGGTCCCGGACTCCGTGAAACGCATGTGCACGTTACGGAGTTCATGGTCGCGGAAGGAATGCACCATATTCGACAGATGTTGGTAGTGCGTGATGAAGAGTGTAAGACTGCGTAGCGAGCGAACCATGTAATCCAGCACAGCCTGTGCAATGGCAACACCGTCGTGCGTGGATGTACCACGGCCCAATTCATCGAGGATAACTAAGGACCGCGGGGTCGCTTGTTTGAGGATATCTGCTGTTTCGGATAACTCGACCATGAACGTTGACTCGCCGGCAAGCATGTTATCGAATGCGCCCATGCGGGTGTACACGGCGTCGAGCATGCCCAGTTTTGCGGATTGCGCGGGGACGTACGAGCCTATTTGGCCCATGATGGCAATCAATGCGATTTGGCGGACATAGCTTGATTTCCCGCCCATGTTTGGTCCTGTGACGAGTAGGGCTCGGGTTTGGTCGGAGGCCATGTCGATGTCGTTGGGGACGTAGGTGTCCAGTAGGAGCTGTTCGACCATAGGGTGGCGGCCTTGTTCGACGCGGATGCATGTTTCGTCTGTGTATTCGGGTTTCGAGTAGCCGGGTTGGTTGGCGATTGTGGCGAGGGAGATGAGACAGTCTAGTGTTGCGAGGGCTTGCACGCTGTCACGGAAGGATTGGTAGTGGGTGGATATTTCtgcgaggaggaagacgtaTGCtttgtcacaggctgctgCTAATGCTTCTTTGTGTTGGTCGCGTTGGCGGAGGAGTTGAATCACTTCGGGGGTGTGGAAGCGTGAGACTTTCTTGGTGCCACTGACTTTGACCCATGAGGCAGGTACTCTTTTGATGGTCGAGGAGCTGTTCTCAACTTCGATGAGGTATTCGATGCCGGCTACGGCGGCGTAGTcgaccttcttcttgcctATCGTTTCACCGGCAACAGTGCGGTGCTCTGATAGGTCGTGCTCGACGCTGGCTATACCCAGTTTCTCTTCGCTGATTTCTTCCGTTTCTTCGGACTCGCGAAAGAATGCATACTTGTCGTCGCTTTTGGCCGCGTGCATGTTAATCTTATTCAGGAAGAATACCACATCTTCCAAGATAGTCGGCAATGGCGCAAGAGCTTCGCTGACAACAGAAGACTTGAACCCAGTATCAGCCGGCGACTTGATATCAGAAAACTCCTGCGCGATCATCTGCATCGTCTGCAGAACGGTAAGGAGTTCCGGTCGAGTGCACTATCGCCACCTGTTAGCAGGATTCATCAATGATCTAAGGGAAAGGAGACTTACCTTCCCGTAATAAATCCGAATCAAACTCCTTTCCAAATCACTCTTGATCTTCCCTAACAACCCCTTAACCCTCTCCACCGAAACCGTCCTCTCAGAACTCATCAGCTCCTCCACAGCATTGATCCTCTCCTCAAGCTTCTCCTTATCCAACAACGGCCGTCCAACCCACTTCCGCAACATCCTCTGTCCGAAACGCGTATGCGTGCGGTCCAACGTCCAGAACAGACTCCCCTTCGCCGAATGGTCAGTCTGGTTCTGGTAGATCTCGAGAGAGACTAGTGTATTTCCGTTGAGTAGCATGTGCGAGCGCGCAGAGAAGTGCTGGAAGTACTTCGTTAACTCAAATACATGTTCGAGGCCGTAGTCAGTCATGTGCGAGATCATTGCTGACAGACAGATGGTGACTTGTTCGGGGAGACCGAGGACTTTTTGGAGGAGGCTGCTTGCTTGTGCATCGTCTGCGGCATTGCTTGACTTCATTTTCTCAGCGTAGAAACTCGAAACGTGGCTGTGGGATTCTGCAGCTgcggtcttcttcttctcggtcCTCTCGACGCGGACTTTGTCGCCGAAGACGTTCAGCTTGCTACCGGAGAGATGCTGAACCAGCTTCTCGGTTGCTTTGGATAGTTCACCAACGATAAGAAGCTCACACGGCGCAATATGAAGCAACCTCGTCTCAATCTCACTCCGCATAAACCCATCCTCAAAGTCATCATAAATCACATCCCCGGTAGCCGGCTGGACAGCCACAATTCCCACATGCACCTTCTCATCATTCCCCCAACCCTTCGCATTCGTCTCCGTAATGCACAGCAGATATCCAGTTGCTGGCGACCCCTCCGaagcagcaggagcaggaccTTCCATCCCCTCCACATCATCGATATATGTACCCTTGGTGTAGAGGTTGGTGAGCTTGCGGCCAAACGGTGCGTTGCGGTTATCGCCGGCAGCCTTGAGAGCTGCCGTTTCAATTTGTCGGACCACGCCAACCTTGTATCCTGCCGTGATAAGGCGCTTCACGTGTACATGCAGACGATGGACGGGGATACTCGCGGATGCGAAACGATCGATATGCGCTTCCGACGGATCTACTCACCAACAACCATGATTAGCCATCTCCCAacaaagcagcagcaaaagagtTCGGGGGAACATACGCTCATCATATCTCAACTTCCCCGGAATACAAACAATACTCAACTCCTTCGCTGCAACCCGCGCATCCTCCCCGAAAAACCGAAACTTATACCcaacctccaccaccaataTCGTATCCATATGCTTCCTCTTAATATCAATAACCTGTTTCTCCAACGGTGTCAGCTTACTCCCGCCCTTCTTCGTCGCTTTCCCTTTAGGTGCCGGTTTCGCGGgttcttcgtcgtcttcagCTTCTGCGACGTCTTCGGTGCCACCGGCATCATTGACTCCGTCGCTTCCGATTCCAATCAAGCAATCTGGGCCACCGAGTCTCTTGACGAATTTCTGGTGCagcttttccttttctttctgtcGTCTCTTAGCCTCCGGATCGTCGGTGTCGGTGTCTTGCGTTTTCTCCGCGGCGATATCGACAGCAGGCGAGCTGGTAAACTTCGACAAATCCGTCCGTTGACTCGCATCGGCCACCGCCAGGTCCTGTTTTTCTGCAGCTGCAGCTGACGTTTTCCGGCCGAAGTCCTGGCTCCCATTAACCCTTGCCCGCTTCGGCGCCGGCGCCACTACTTCCTCATCAttatcttcgtcttcgtcctcatcctctttttcttccacCACTTGGTTCTTATTCTCCTTATCCCCTTGCGAATCCTCCCGCTCCTTCGATTTTGGTTGCGGTTGGCTACCCGCGCCACTCGGCGATTGCTGCGACGGCTTCTTCCCGAAGAAGCTAGCGATTGTGGGCTGTTTCCGTTTTAGATCCGGTGGCGACGACGCGGCTCCTTGCGATGAGGATTGGGGCATTTTGCGTGTTAAGTGTAGTGGGCTAACTAGAGCGATTGTGCGGGTTTGGTTGGTTGCGACGATTAAACGGTAGGCATTGCACAGGGGGTACGGGGTGGTCTGGTCCCCTTGCGACGTGGCTCAGTTTAGGTAGTCTAGTATCGAGCGGTAAATTAGCTGTTAAAAGGTCAAATGGGTGTTTTTTGCATTATATGGATTGTGCTCCGGAGTCTGTACAGATACTCCGACGGAGCTTGACGCGTCAACGCGCTAATTGTCGCGATGGCGATATCGCTTATCTAATCAACCCTATAAGTCGACCTACGTGTGTGTACTATGTAGTCTGGTACTTTATTTCAAAAACATAGGATAGGAGTTTGGAAGGGATATGAATATGAAAGGGCGTTTAATTTGAAACATCTAATCTTATACCTTGTATGGCATATGAAATTATTCGCTGGTACGTCAATCGTATGTATATATCCCGACGGGTAATGCTCAAACTCCAAAGGAAGAGAGATGTAAAGCAGACCGAACATATTAGAAGACCAGTATCAATAGTCAGTAATGAGTCATGCGTTCGTATTGTCAATATACTAATTATAATGAAGCTGCTAAAACAAAATGGGTAATCTCGATGCTCTGTCCGATGGGGGTATAATAAAACATGCTAACGCTATATGCTCAAGTTCGATGCTGTTGATCAATCAAAAAAGTCCAAATACAAATGCCTTAGCTTCTGCGCCGTTGTTTCCACGTCCCGAATGATACAAGAAGTATAGCGGGATAGTCGTGGGGGTGCATAGTGAGCGTCACCTATGATGAAGGGCATCCGTTCAAACAAAATTGCTCaaactcttcttcctccatgTCAGAGATCGTTGCGTCGGGCGAGAGATCACGAAACACAGACGGTTCCCTGTAGTTGCTAGGGTGGGTACCCATGGAATATATATGATCTTCATCGGGCATTTTCGGCAATGAGGCCGTCAATAGAGTTGGCGTCCGGTCATGATCGTCAAACAGACCGAGTCCAGCCCGTGGCTCATCGCCAAAGAAATACTGCGGCGGAAAGGCAGCGTCACTAGTATAGTGCTGGTTTGAGTCGGGGGAATCCCAATCAAAAGGACTGTCAAGACTCTCAGGCACATCCAAAAACGGCTCGATGTTCTTGTCCGTGGTAGTGCTAGCGGGTGCTTGCATGAGGCTCGTGCCATGAGCGCTGGTGGTTGACTGGAGAGAGTCTGAGAGGAGATCATTTCCACGAGAAACGGAAATCTCAGGCTCCGGTACAGGCTGATCAGGTTCACGGACGCCTATGTCGTGATTGCTCGGTTCATCCAGAAAAACCGAAAATCCACGGCGAGGTTTAGGTCCCTGTCTTCTGAGGGTCAATTCGaagtcgtcatcgtcatcagcgGCCCTACGCGAAGGGCGATGGTCGACACCACGAAACATGAGAAACCGAGGGGCACTGGGCCTGACGATACGAGCACTTCGTCGAGGCTGTACTCGGAGATTCTTGCTAGAGGCCGTGCTGGTAGACTTCTTAGACCGCTTCCTAGTCTGGACACGATGAGTGTTGGGATCAGCCTCAGAGAGAACCCGCTTTGGGCGAGGGACGCGTCTAGGAATCGGTGTCTCCCCAGGGAGAGGGCTGCCGTCATCCACATCTCCTGATATCACACGTTGCTTCCGCAGTATGCCTGTGGGGGAGAAGACAAGCTCCGTCGGTTGCACGCCCATCGAAGTCTTTTCCATCCGCCTCAAAACACTCTCGTCCTTCTTCTGGTTTCGCTTGCGTCTCATCTGCTCCGTGGCAGAGTCGAAGATATCCATTCCGGGCCATAAAACACCCTTCAACCTCGTGATCTCATCGGCCCTCTCCCTTTCTGCATCGGCGGTACGCGGAGAATCAAAAGAATCATCGTCTTCAACGAAAGGGTCATAGCTCACAGATCGACGCAACAGAGAGAAGTTGGTGTCCATGCTGCGGTGGAACCTCGAGTCCCAAGCTGGTATGCTCTGCATAAACACACCACTATCGTCATCGGGTTCAGACTCGCATTCCTGTTTCCACGGCGTGGGGATAGGTCTCGAGGGCGTCACCGGCAACGGATGGGCATGGGAAACACGATTCGAAGGCGTAGCCGGCCGGGGGTAGCTCGTATAAATCACATTATTCTCGTTGGCAGCAGCATTGCCCATGGTCATGAATGTGCCCGGCGGACGAGTATCAGATACCGTACGCAATGACGGACGAGCTGGGGGATCCGGGTTCTTCGGGCTAGCTGTAGCTTGAGCCTTGGCCGTCTTCTTAGCCACATTACCTGTGCCATTCTTTCCTTGGGGCTTTTTCTTGCGAGCTTCCTTCAATGCCATCCGATCAGAGAGTAACTTGGGAAGGTTATTGGCTTTGTACCACAAGTCATAATCGTCCAACAATTCCGCGGCTTGCGGTTCCTGTTGACTGCGTATCTGGAGCTTGAAGTAACTGGACAAGTGGGCCTTTGAGGAGACGTGAGTCAACAAGTGAGAGACATCGCTGAAGGAGGGACGTTTGGGACAGATATTGCACAAAAGTGCATCTGCGTCCATGATGGCCAGACAAAACGAAGAGGGAAGAGGATGAACGACTAAGGAAGCAGCCGATAAGAGATGCAGACCCCTGCTTCTGCATGCAAGAAACAAGCCTAAAAAAGGACAACGACAAAACACCAAGATAAGAAAGACTCAACCCGGAGTTCCAAATAACGCCGGGAGATGAAGAAGTGACGAAGAGTGTTGATGGGAGAGGAACAAGAAAGAGAGCTTTGGCCAGGACTGTcgaggaaggaagaagggAAGCGGAAAAGGTCGATGGCAGAAGATGGGAAGGTGCACTCAGGACCGCCCAAACGGGAAGGTGGTCACGTTTACGAAGAACACCGAGATGAGACGAAAAGGATAGCCGTACACAGCAGCAAAAGAATCGAGAAAAACTACCAGTAGAGAAATCAATTGCCATTGAATCTGTAATTAGCCTAAATAATAGATATCTTTACAGAAATGTGCCATTGGATCTTAACGGCCGACTGCGAGGCCATTGTGGAGGGGTATGAAGCGGAAATAAGTAACAATGGcgttctctcttctcctgcCTTGTATCCCATACTCCATGAAACAAAGGAGAATGGGTTATTAGATTGGCGGAGGTAGATGACCTACGAACTGCAAAGGAACAGCGGTCTGAAACGACAATAAAGGCTACTTTGCCAAGCATTTCGATGTTACTGCTTTAGGCATGCAACTGATCTTGTTAGTTCTATATTTGAGACATGGTCTGACGGAGGAAACTCACTAGACTGGATCTACTTCCTTGGTTCCCTCGAACCTCAGTAAACTCAAGCCCGCAACTCCGAAGCATGTATGGAAGACGTCAACCATATCACCAGGTCGATCAGCAAATCCTCCGGCCTCCGGGTCCTACGAGGTGTCAGTAGATGGCTCGCCCCAGAAGGACTACGGGTAAACACACCTGACACCGTAGGATGAATGCAGCGAGCTTGCTTCCATCGACCCAATGTAGTCGACCAATCATGGCCAAGCTGGACATAACCCACCAGCTGTAACAGGAGTCTTCAAGTTTCTCCGGACGTCCATTGAGCCCGCCGTTCTCCAGCTGTCTTTCACTGAGCCAACCGGCCAAACGGTCTACGTCAATGGCGTCCAATTCTCCTGCGATCGCCAGAGCCCCTACGCAGGTAAATACCTGGCCCGCATGCGACTCGGCTCCAGGGCGGATACCGTATGCTCCATCGAAGTTTTGACACCCATGGACATAGGCAACCGCCTTGGGAACATCGACCATGTGAAGGAGTCCTAAGAGAGACAGGGCGTTGAAGGCACCGTACAAGAAACGCGTGTCCAGCTCACCCCATTCGTCTCCCATGAAGCATCCGGTTTCCTTGTCCTGTAATCCTGCAATGACTGTGATGGTTTAGCAAACAGTGATTGGTGAGAATACGATAGcatgaaggaaagaaaaaaaaatcataTCGTACAAGAAGCAACTTTTTGCTTGCCCCCAAGCCCGCGCTCGTCCAATTCGTCCACAGCATCGAGCATGACGAGGACCTGAACGGCCGAAACCGTGTAGAGCATGTGCGCATCATGGCCGGGGGCAGCACCGAAGCCACCATTGTCCCGCAAACACGAGAGGACAAAATTAATCGTTTCCTCACGAGGCAGAGCTTCGGGGTGGTCGAGGAGATGCAGAGCTGTCAAGCCCCAGTAGACGCCATTGAGTCGTAGATGCTCCGTGAGCCAATATTCCAGCTCGTCTCTCCTCTAGACATCACCCGTCAACCGTTGTTCTCCTCTTGACGAATGGCAGACTAAGAATCACGCACA
This region of Aspergillus chevalieri M1 DNA, chromosome 4, nearly complete sequence genomic DNA includes:
- a CDS encoding Rab geranylgeranyltransferase subunit beta BET2 (BUSCO:EOG09263G3M;~COG:O;~EggNog:ENOG410PGTA;~InterPro:IPR001330,IPR026873,IPR008930;~PFAM:PF00432;~go_function: GO:0003824 - catalytic activity [Evidence IEA];~go_function: GO:0004663 - Rab geranylgeranyltransferase activity [Evidence IEA];~go_process: GO:0018344 - protein geranylgeranylation [Evidence IEA]), producing MALVSGPGRAAGRQSDLQLYADKHVVYVKNLDTRRDELEYWLTEHLRLNGVYWGLTALHLLDHPEALPREETINFVLSCLRDNGGFGAAPGHDAHMLYTVSAVQVLVMLDAVDELDERGLGGKQKVASFIAGLQDKETGCFMGDEWGELDTRFLYGAFNALSLLGLLHMVDVPKAVAYVHGCQNFDGAYGIRPGAESHAGQVFTCVGALAIAGELDAIDVDRLAGWLSERQLENGGLNGRPEKLEDSCYSWWVMSSLAMIGRLHWVDGSKLAAFILRCQDPEAGGFADRPGDMVDVFHTCFGVAGLSLLRFEGTKEVDPVYCMPKAVTSKCLAK